GCTGAATCGGAGACACTTGACTATCTCGGAGATCAAAGGAATCCGTGTCAGAAGCCATATTACTCATTTTGTTGAGGAGGGCAGCCAGATTTACATTTCCCAGAATAACTAACTCTGTTTCGCGTAATCGGGCATGGTTAATATGTACCTTGCCTAAGGTTTCGATCACAGAGCGGCTTTTTCCCATCCAGCGATTCAAATCCAGATATAACAACTCATCCTGAGCCCGTACGATCTGGTATTTTTCCAGGATTTTCCCTAAGGGGTCTTCTTTTAAGATTTTTTGATAAAAGAAGATTGCTGCATAAAAGCCAACTTTCTGGAACCAGTTTTTAAAGCGTGCTTCCACCACTTGAGTTTCACTGATCTGTTCAAAGACGACCAGTTGGACACGTTGGTTGAGTTCCATCTGAATCAGCTTTAAGTCTACGGACAGTGTGGTATGTAGACCTTTGACTTCAAGCGTTGCATACAGTCTTAACCAGTCTTCATGCAAATCTGCATGTAAGTCTTGTAAAATTCTGACGTTATCCGTGACGTAGCGCTTAAAGGTGGCATTCAGGAAGACTTGCGATAAAGCAAACTCGCGCTCCTCTTCAATAAATTCTTCCGCCCGTTGATACACTTGGCGAAGACGTTTAGAGAAATTGGAAATCAGCGTTTGCATATACAGGAGCTTCCAGAAAAACAGATCAAATTCAATATGAATGCCCATCTTGGCGAATGCAAAAAAAAAATCAAGTATTCTTCCGGATGGATTGTGCATGACATCACATTTTGCTGTGGATTCTTTGATGCCGTAGAGAAACTGCCGAAATACAATGCTATTCAGAGAGGGTATATATTTTTTATTATACTGTTTTCGCAATTTGGGGATGGACATTTTTTGTCAGCAGAATGCCATGGTAAAAAAAGCATTGTTTAAATCCAGTTTCACTGCATTTTGGTGGAAAGATCCGATATTTGTCGGTGCCGTGACATTTGCTGTGATTTTGCATGCCCTGATCTTGGCCATTCAATTTGCAATGCCTGAACCGTCAGAGGCGGCGAGCAAGGATATTGCGATCACGTTGCGTCCAAGTGCGGATAAAGTTCAGGAGGCCGATTTCCTTGCCCAAGCGGATCAGCAGGGCGCGGGAAAATTTCAAGAAGCTCATCGCATGTCGAGTGATATGTCTGTGCCAATGCAGGATCAGACCAATGGTGAGCAGCCTAACGAAACTTTAGAATCGATGCAGCAACAACGTGAGCTTAAATTCGAGGAAAAAGTGCTCATGACAGTGTTGAGCTGGCAAAAACAGGCCGAAGAAAAGCAGCGTAAAAAAGCCCTCGAAGAGTTACAAAGTCAGTTCCAGGCGAAAGCAGCCATGGTGGCGAGTCTGGAAGCGCAGTATTTACAACGACAGCAAAATTTTAGTCGACAGCAAAAAATTAAAACCGTCGATGGTATTCAGGCGAAACAGGATGCTTCAGCGGCCTATCTCGACAAGTTTCGACAAAAGGTGGAGTTGTATGGCAACCGCTATTATCCGGAACAAGCCAAACAGCAGCGCTTATCTGGTGAAGTCCGTTTGATGGTGGCACTCAATTCACAGGGTGGAATCCGTGCGATCACTCTGCTGGAAAGTTCAGGTCATCCTATTCTGGATGAAGCAGCAAAAGCTTCTGTGCGTAAGGGTGCACCTTTTGGACGTTTTGATGCCAACATGCGCGAGATTTCCGAGCTGAGAATTATCCGGACCTGGCGTTTTGATCCTGCAGAAGCAGAATTTGAAGTTCATTAATTCATTCTTTTCTTGATCATAAAAAAGCGAGCTCCAGGCTCGCTTTTTTGATGCTTATTCATCGCGTTCAGTATAGGGATTACTGACGCCTAATTTGGCCATAATCTCGATTTCTAACGCTTCCATTTCTTCAGCATCGGCTTCTGAAGTTTCATGATCATAACCGAGTAAATGCAAGGTACCATGCACCAGCATATGGGTGAAATGATCGAGCGGCTGTTTCGCCTGTTCCTCTGCTTCACACAGAACAACCGGGATGCAGATCACCAGGTCACCGAGCGGTAAAGCTTCCAGCATCGGAAGCACTTCCTCCGGAACTTCACTGGGGAAAGATAAAACGTTGGTTGGTTTGTCTTTTTCACGGTATTGCAGGTTGAGCTGTTGGCTTTCAGCAAGATCAACACAGGCAATGCCCATTTCACAATCACTGTCCATGTGTACATGACGCAAGGTGGTTTCCAGGACTTTTTTCAGGGCACCACGTTTTACTTCCAGAGCAGGACTTTTAAAGTCCTGCTGTAAAGACAGACTCAGTTTCAAAAATACACCTTTTTATTCGTTATGCTGCTGGTCTGCAGCAGCATTATGTTCAGCCATTAAGGCTTCTTGACGGGCCTTACGTTCGGCACGTGCTTCAGCACTTAAACGCTGCTGTTCACTATCCCAGCCTTCATAGGCCTCGACAATTTTCTGCACTAACTGGTGACGTACGACATCACGCGAGTGGAAGCGGGTAATGTGAATTTCCTTGATCGGCTCCAATACGCGTAAGGCATGTGCCAAACCTGATTGCTGGCCACGCGGCAAGTCGACCTGGGTAATATCCCCGGTAATGACAGCACGTGAACCAAAGCCTAAACGGGTGAGGAACATTTTCATCTGTTCGGGCGTGGTATTTTGTGCTTCATCCAG
This portion of the Acinetobacter sp. GSS19 genome encodes:
- a CDS encoding energy transducer TonB, with the translated sequence MVKKALFKSSFTAFWWKDPIFVGAVTFAVILHALILAIQFAMPEPSEAASKDIAITLRPSADKVQEADFLAQADQQGAGKFQEAHRMSSDMSVPMQDQTNGEQPNETLESMQQQRELKFEEKVLMTVLSWQKQAEEKQRKKALEELQSQFQAKAAMVASLEAQYLQRQQNFSRQQKIKTVDGIQAKQDASAAYLDKFRQKVELYGNRYYPEQAKQQRLSGEVRLMVALNSQGGIRAITLLESSGHPILDEAAKASVRKGAPFGRFDANMREISELRIIRTWRFDPAEAEFEVH
- the ybeY gene encoding rRNA maturation RNase YbeY; translated protein: MKLSLSLQQDFKSPALEVKRGALKKVLETTLRHVHMDSDCEMGIACVDLAESQQLNLQYREKDKPTNVLSFPSEVPEEVLPMLEALPLGDLVICIPVVLCEAEEQAKQPLDHFTHMLVHGTLHLLGYDHETSEADAEEMEALEIEIMAKLGVSNPYTERDE